The window TGagaaagatattaaattttgaattttgaaaaatagattaaaataatttagatttttacgatagaattttcatttttacaaaattcataattttttaaatacctAATTTATAATAGTTCTACTttctaaaaaagtaaattaaaccAAACATCAATAAATCTTTATAAAcaaactctataaataaacaaataagcacacaaatattcaaattgacTCCAGCATTTTGCAttctaaacataaattaatagattgtgTTCATCGTAGATAGTAAATCAAAAttgtaaactaaaaaatgataattaaaaatttaacaaaacatCCACTCATTTTGTGTCAAGTCCATATTTAcacataaaaatatcaaattgtcGATAATTTgcctaattttttattacttaaattttgaccaaatttcaaaaacaaaaaaactttttCTAGTCTTAAAATTTTAGCTTGGTTATTTAAACCATTCGTATAAGGTAGATGTCAGAGgaagaaatttagaaatagaagtgatatcaataaacttatttttaaaaatagaattaattttcaattatattaagAATCTTCCAATTGATTGTTCTGGTAAAATTAGTAAAGTTGAATAGAAATAGGTGGAAAAATTTGTAACGGGTCAGCATTTATACATTACTTGTCATAAAAGTagcatttaaaaattatatgcagaatccaaaagagaagaaagaaaacaatatttcaCTTGTTGATATGTCACATTAtgcaaaaacaactttaaaatgAGTATAGCACAGTTAAtacaaaaatagtaatataatattaatttcaagGTTAGAGTAATTATTCTTCTCTTACTTTAATATtctataaaaatgaaaaatggtagaTGAGATTGGaataaagaaaagcaaaatgttaattaagtATGCcaaacataattattattaaaattgattaaataataataagaggtattctaaaaaaacataacaaacctcaaaaatattaatatttcgaaaataaaaaatttataaaactacACAAAATGCCtagtattaattttaatatttaattatttaataacgatttgaaaaaaaaaattacaagatataaaaaagacgataaaaagaaataaaaatgaaataaagatataaagaaatgataaccagaaatatttaaaccaatggcagaagaaaagaaaaaagtaccttgaaaataaaaataaatagcaGAAGAgacagaaagaaaatataatattaaaaaagtttatattggGTGGCAAATTAATTTAGGTATTTTGTATAAATGTATTAAGACatgtaattttataaatataacaaaagagaaatttaaatttaaccttttatatatatatatgttggactttgtttttatcatttttataaaaaataaagtagtgtgtattataaacataattattataacttgtttttatcatttttaagtGTTCCTAGGAAATTTGTtagactttttcattttattacttgaattaaatatattatgatgggttatatttatgaaaattaatataataataataagggtTTGGAGGGAAGTAATATATAGATTTAGAGTTAAAGGataagattaattttaaatataaaaaccaaaatagaataaagaaaagaaaaggagggtagaagtaaaatagaaatagagaaaataaaattagaaataaagaaaagaatgagagcggtaaatatgataaattcCGTAAGTCAATAGGTGGCACCAACGGCGGTAAAAAGCGAAAAGGATAAGgtagaaaaaggtaagtgaGGAATGgcaataaataatagaaaaaggaGATAAAAGATAAGAACAGAAGTTTTGTCTGATGGAAGGGACACGTCATCTCTCTCCCTCTAAAATTGGCCCATTGGATAAGAACCCACCATCTCGGCTCTCCACACCCTCCCTATTCCCAGTCTTCTATATATTTCCCTTCTCCTTCCCCTTCCATTTCCCCCTTCTTCATTCCATTATCACTACactttcctcttcttctcaacACTCTCCCATTTCCGTAATTAATGGCCTCCGTCGCTACTGCTGGATTCATCGCCccatcttcctcttcctcttcctcttcatgTTTTCCCCATACTAATCGTCCAAACAAGAATCGAACTTCCACTAATCAATTtagagtttcttcttctttttcttcttccgtcGCCGATCCTTATCGAACTCTTCGGATTCAACCCGGTTCCTCTGAATCTGAAGTCAAAAAAGCCTTCCGACGTCTCGCTCTTAaggtttcttcttttctttctttccatttctttatatGACAGGATTTGTTACATCCTCTGATTCTTACGAtttctttgattattattttttcagtaTCATCCTGATGTTTGTAAAGGGAGAAATTGTGGCGTTCAGTTTGAACAAATCAACGAAGCTTACGTTGTACGTGATCACaccctctttttctttttaattatttactcAAGTTTGAATCAATTATTGGAATgatcaattgttttttttttctttctttcttataataataataattgtgcACCTATTATTGcaataactatttttcttttctttccgcACATAATtactaaactaattaaatatatagacatttttttagaGGACATAGTTTGAATTCCACTATATGTAGCGTGTGAAGTTGAGTGTTTGTTCAGGTTCATGTCGGTTTCATAGTGTTTTCGGTCATTCTATCATTGATTTTCCTTTACCTATTTGTCGTATTTCATGTTAGGTTAtattatacacacacacacacttgCACTATGTCTTTTGCTTTTATTGGGTCCCAGATCGACCCAAATTTGTTCAAGCCTTTTTATGTAAATAGCAAATTTTGATCGTTGCGCTGTGTTGGTTATCATAGATTGGGTAGATATGAAGTTGGGTCCCAAACGCCTCCACCGTCTTTTACATAATTTCTTCTCTTGGCCTATCTGTAAATTCTAATAATCGAACAAATTTGTATGTGAATTCAATTCTTGCAACAGATCTGAGCTATGAAGatagtttgaattttgctAACGAggtgattttttatttggtgaAACAGATTGTGATGAATAACTTGAGAGGTATAGCAACATCAATAGAGacatatgaaacaaaatattctgAAGGGACTGATGAACCGAAGACAAAATATGGGGAACCAGATTGGGACTCATATGAAGAATGGATGGGATATGAAGGAGCGTGGATGGGTGATTATTCATCTCAATATTAATCCCgaaatttaaaatccaaaaacaaaaaattagaaatcaGTTATGATTTGTTCATAGAATTGGTCTTCAATCTATCAACATCATCAACATCATCAACAACCAACGGTTGTGATGATTTGGTTTGGCTTGTATATATGGTGGGAAAAGAGGGGAAGTTGAAAATTGGTATTAATTCATTAATGTGTGCACCCTTTTTTTTCGAGTGGTGGTGGTGTCGTTGTTGTACATATGGTCAAGAACAGAGGCTTTTGGGTCTTTTAATGATATGAAAAGGCTTTGAAGGAATGGCCTAGCAAAGTTGTGGTGGGACATTTgtgtttttatcattttaactCTTTATTCTGGTTGTTTCCCCAATCGAACGTGGTTCGTTTCTGTCCAATATTATCCGtttctgaataaaattaagagGTGGGGATAAGAATGACCAATTACCCTTGTTGAGTTCCATTTGAATGAGAAGGAATTGCCTTAATATTCTGGTATTGAGATTTGTAAGATTAACTGGAAACGTATTTTGACttatttgaaatcaattttggtgacttgaaaattttcaatttttcaaaaatttcaaGACAGAGTAAGTCgaaaaagtcaaagttttgTCTCTTAATTCAACTTCAACCTGCACTCGGAGAGGTGTGTTGATCCCATTAAATAAAGATGAGAGATTGACGAGATAAAATAGATGAGGAACGATTAAAATCATCCCTGCATTTGGTTTTCTCATTAAAATCTCTACATTTGGTTAGTTAAAGTCACAATCGGTGGTGTGATGtaacaatattttcttaatttgtaaaagttcaattaaatttgGTGGTGTGATgtcacaacattttttttaatttgtaaaaattgtGGAAAGTAAAGTAGTAACACTATTGGTTGCATGAAAAATTGAGGAAAGTAAAGTAGTAACTATTGGTTGcatgatttttgtttcctttcaaGGTTCttaatttacattttgtagaattacaaaaaaaaattcataaataataattgtaatcAAGAGTTTAATTCTATGCCGACAAGGACATTTTTCAATGTGCttatttaacataaataataatatgtattatttttcgTTTACTTTTACTATTAAGTCGGGtgggagtgattttgaaaagctAAAGGTTGGGATCTAGAAGTCTTAACTTAACCCAGATGTTGAATAAGATTGGAGGGATATGAATTTGCTTTGAATGTTTCtcaaaaacaagaagaaaagaactttccttttatatataattgaaggGGCAAAAGGGTGGTTTTAGGAATGAGCTAAGACATAAacatgataaataaataattatacatatacaaagccatatatatatatagcaaataaTGAACAACCAAGCTCAATGAGATATACACGTGTGACGTAGGTTTGAATACTCGAAGGTGAACGTGTCTCATcgaatgttttattttttttcaaaataaagttgtCTTGACACTTTGTTACTCTCTTGCtctcttgaattttgaatttgctTCAACCaacttatattttagattgaaTCTTCAAGTTCAATTGAAGTCTCGAGGTTTTCAAATATGCACTCGTTTATCTTCTCAACCAATCTAGTAAATAGCacattttgtttaaaacacataaatatttaactaaaatattttactattttgttttcagtttttcttttctatttggaGCTCTTGTatttgttatctatatttttctcttttctaaaaaaaatatcaatttatacttttttttaaaaatttgaaaacggTATCAATAATACTAACAATTATACATCAAATTTAAACCCTAAATGTTGTATAATTATATCCATATTGTATTTTCCTTAGGTGAAAAATTAGAGTCTTTTTTAAGAATCATTGATAGAACCAATTTATAATGATATTTGACGtgtaaaatgatataattgaagttataaattaaaaaagttgtaggatttagattttaaaagtataaatggatttttgtaagcatatattttaatcacCTTGTTAAAACTGCTATATTacgaaaataataaaaattaagattcacataagaaaaacaaaataaaaaagggacAAAATTGTGTGGTAGAggcaattaaagaaaagatattaaaatgTGGATATAGTatgaaaacattaataaacGTCGACGTTTGAATATATCCAATTTAAATGTCATTACCACCTaataaatatcttattttccCATTCTCATTCCACTTCTTGACTTTGACACACATTCTTTTCTTGATTGTTACTTCCTCttctctcaaattaaaatcacaaataattagcttttcttttttaaaaaaaagaaattgttttattttataaatatttttcatcttaaaatattatattttttagtctgattttaaaaatcattaaaaattaataatattgtttattaacacaactttcaaaaatcataaacaaaaaacaaagccACACATCATGAAGTGGATTAAGTCCActcttttctatttcaaatattttctaccatatatgttgtttttatttgtgattataaagtttgaagaaacatatttttaatgcAACTTGGTccgatattttaaattaaaaaaatatataaatatctataataattaatagaatattCGTTTGAAGttgttacttttaaaataattttcggtttttggttttttgtttttgaatctCATCTAACTTTTAAATGGTCTTTAAAAATGACTCGGTTTATGTTTGAACAGGTTTGTTTTTAATTGTGGTGTGTGAATTTAAAGggtaaaatatattaaatttaatctaattaattaatgaaaattgaatattcaaataacttttattcACTACAGGAATTAAAACacaatcatttataaaaacagaaaattaaattgatttttcaaactGGTGGTTAGGAAAATACTATATACTTTTTTAGCTAATATTAAAGGGAAATATGTTCTTATTCCGTCTTTGTGCATTGTTGAATTTGTCATACGAGTATTGTCAAGAAATTGAAGGAATCTTTATGGCAACACAAATATACAtgccatatatatatataacaaatagaataaaagaagcgaaaaggaaaaataaatattttatctccaACTTTGTAGTCTATTGAATTTATTTCCCACATTGATACCATTGTCAAAATTGAAGCACAGTTTAATAAAGTTGAAAGCCTGTAAAGTTggttttcaaacaaaattaaaaatagaattatttttattttatccccATGTATATGTTTTATGGAAAATATGAGTATGAAACAATAGTTGAATTGCATATGGTACACGTGTCACTTATGTTAATCTAGACTCTCGTTTTACGAGACTGGATCTCGTTTACTCCTTCAAAACGGTTCGTTTCATATGGAAAGAAGGAATCTAGGTCTGACTGTTTCAGGTTCACATCACAACAGCTTTCCCTTTTTTGAATTGCTTCGAAAaccgttaaaaaaaaaagtaaagaaaaatacaacatcctattattttatattaaaattaaaatattattttgttccaccgttctattttttcaatcaatttttaaattacttctccaagtttttcttttaaaaacttagTTGATGTTTAGACTAACGAATGAGCTAttatagtaaataataaaaaaccgATTAATATCAAGAAGTAAAAACTGCagcaaaaataatatttattatagcTAGTGGAagacttttaaataatttttactgtaacaaaaaataatattcatagTTATAGATAATTTTTTCCTAAATGGTCTATTGATTGCTATCCAccttttgtttataaattgtTTGGATAGACATCATAATTATCCAAGATTAAGTTTGGTATCTATGATTTCAAATCCTAAATTTGAAGCATTACAAGTGAGGAGTACAACTATTTATAATCCATAATTGGTACTCTATTTTATACCttattctctatttttctttcatcatcCCTTTTCtgatttgttgtttttttgttgcatacttaaataaaaatagttattctaaatataaactattattataacaTACACTAAAATCCTATACCTCAAATactaatattaaataaatggaGTATTATAAATTactataaactaaaatttgttcCACTTCATATAAGTCTATTGTagtaaaagaaactaaaattatttacaaaatttataattttttaataattaatttaatattgtttctattatatttggtAAGTAGATTCAATTACGTGTCTTCCATGTAGATATCTGTAGTAAGATAAAgactaaattattgttttttcttttgtacatTATGTAATCCATTTTGAAAGTGTGAGAAGAAGAGATTTAAATGCGTGCTGACGTGTTAGGCTTCTCCTTTCAAGCGATTAAAAGATGTTTCCTACGCCACGTGTCTTCATGACCGCCACGTTTATCGTTTCTACcataaagttttttatttaattggtATAAAATCTGTAGCTGCCTAACAATTTCCACgtctgaaaataaaatttcaacattataacttttctttctattttaattcaacaGCATTAGTTACCTTTTCACATTTGAAAAACACTTTGTAAATATGTCTtccatcaattttaaaaagttgtcaCATCATTTAGAACTATTTggataaatatttctaaatttatttattaaaattatataaatagaaattaaacagtaaaatttttaaatacacGAAACAGCTCAACCCAAAACTAAAAGCTTAAGATTTCATATTAAAGatagaatttttaatttaattataataaatcaattaaaatttaataacttttagTATTTCGGTTAGATACtatgttaaatatttaaaaatttatcacacacttttaaaaatcaaatgactAAATAGATATGATACTCAAACAAGTTATggttaaattcaaaatttagcctcaaagtaaataatttatgctcctaaaatggaaaataaatagtaaaaaggaGACTCTTACCTTGTTTTATggaatatttcattattttgaatcataaATTATTACACATACCTACCtatctatgtatatataccaatatatatattcgtagttagataaattttagtttttaaaaatgtgagTATATTGATTAGTTTATATTATCTTTTGAGAAGGAGGTTTCTTCTTCAGCTCAGACATTAAtactgtttttaaaattaatttgacaaagaattttatttttttcttgttgaaaCTATTTTCTCTATTATAGATGATGTTTACtctaaactaaatttgattttataaaattattttaaacaaatattaatcgAATAAAATGGTGTTGTTtagtaatttgtaatttttttaatttctaataataaaagagaaggTGAGAGATATTGTTTATCGTTAAGTTGTTAATGAAACTTCTACCTAAAAATAATATGGATCAAATAGTAATACTAATTAGAAGATAGGagaaatgataataaaatgaagtagattaatttgataattcCACCAACCGACAATCTCTCGAATTTATCCAATTTCgttcttttcaataaaattcaaCTCATCCATATAAATCCTTAATATAAAATGGATAActctgctttttttttttctttccattctgtttttcaatttaattttgattaactGATTGTGTTTTGATTGGATTATTTGCATTCAAAATGTGTAAACATTGTGTACTAAAATTAccttttgtttcaatttcgTCCATAAACGTTAGACATTAAATTCACTTTCACTACTCTTACCTAACCTCTTGATTTGATCTTATACCATCTTTTATAAACTTATGCACATTCTTAAAATGTCCTACTTGTATTtcttaataaaagaaaattcctaAATTAAGTATTAAGATGATTAGGTTAGGATGTCTAACcctcaaaaacaaaaagtttatttttctattttggtaGGTTCAaatctttgttcttttcaatcaatttGACAATTTCAACCCATCTTATATCATTAAccatgtattttttattaaaatataaaatataaattgagtCTAcaacttaatattttaaaatttacgaaaataacaaattaacaTGTTCCGCCTAATTAAAACGGTCAAAagtctaaaatatttattgttataataatatcaattgtTGATTGATTACAATCTAATATTAGTTGTCAACTATACAAATTGTTACATGATAACTATTGTAAAATTGTCTAGGAGATATAATTGATGTTTgactataataataaatgatattgattgtcatttgattgttgtttAACGTATCtaatactttaaattaatatttattgatatttgaaaatagatgaaaaccaaataaaaaaactatctCACTTtcgataaattaaaaaaaagaaggtaaaaGTTAAGGACGAAGTTATTTAAGTAATTCAATGACAAAGAAAggtaataaaaaaacaaattaaatatatctaaaaaataaaaaataaaaaacacatgTTTATTATGCAAGCTGTAATCCCCCCACTATTTAAATCTCtttccataaagaaaaaactacgaaaaggaaagagatggGAAATTGAGGGGGGttaaatttggaattttgaaaaatagactAAAGTGATTcagatatttatttattttgttgccATATTTACATTTTGCACTATAAACACAAATGATTAGATTAGACATGTACATCATCATATAAGTAGACAGtaaattgaaattgtaaaccaaaaaatgaaaatataaaatttaacaaatatatcgACTCATTTTCTGTCAAGTCCGTATTTATACGTAAAAGTGCCAACGtgtataattttcataattcttaaaatcttaattacaataattgaaattttgaccaaaattaaaaacaaaagtaattttttaaaacttacttttttttttttttttttagtttaaaaattcTAGCTTggttatttaaactaaaaagttttaaaattatagctTAACTATTGAAAAAGGTAGATATTAAAGGAAGAAATCTAGAGAAAAATAGTGGTAATAGActtaattggaaaaaaaaaatcaaatggttacCTATCCAAGTTTAAACTCATATTCAACttgtcaataaaaattaaacacaaattcaaatatttatgtcGTTGTCACTTATTCAGGTTATATTAAGAATTTTCTATCTAATTATTATGTAAAATTAGATAGAAGTTGACTGAAAAATCTCTAATATgtcatatttgtttattagtgactataaaagttaatttgaaaattatatgcagaataaaaaaaaactattacattttttatgaatagaaaaatagtaacACAGTATTAACTTCGAATTTATGGATATGATTCCTCTCTTATGTTTTAAttgtataaaaatgaaaaattatagatggcatcaaaatttaaaaagaagagagacaaaataaaattagaaataaagaaaagaatgagagCGGTAAATGTGATAAATTAGGTAAGTGAATAGATGGCACCAACGGcggtaaaaagtaaaaaggatAAGGTAGAAAGAGGAAAAGGTAAAAAAGGCAAGAAGGTAAGTGAGGAATAgcaataaataatagaaaagaagatAAGAAGAGAATAAAAGTCTGATGGAAGGAACAcgtcatctctctctctctctctaaaattGACCCATTGGATAAGAACCGACGATCTCGCCCCTCCACACCCTCCCTATTCCCAATCTTCTATTTATTTCCCTTCcccttcccttttcttttcctccatTCTTCATTCCAACGTTACTACactttcctcttcctttcaACACCctcccatttccaaaattaatgGCCTCCGTCGCTACTGCTGGATTCATCGCAccatcttcctcttcctcttcatgTTTTTCCCATACTAATCGTCCAAACAAGAATCCGACTTCCACTAATCAATTTAGAGTTTCTtgttcttattcttcttcttccctcgcCGATCCTTATCGAACTCTTCGGATTCAACCCGGTTCCTCTGAATCTGAAGTCAAAAAAGCCTTCCGACGTCTCGCTCTTAaggtttcttcttttctttctttccatttctttatattaCAGGATTTGTTCCATCCTACTGATTCTTACGAtttctttgattctttttttttatcagtATCATCCTGATGTTTGTAAAGGGAGAAATTGTGGCGTTCAGTTTGAACAAATCAATGAAGCTTACGTTGTACGTGATCATaccctcttttttctttttaattatttactcaaatttgaatcaattattgaaatgattgatttttttttctttctttcttataataataataattgtgcACCTATTATTGCAataactaatttttgtttctttcctcACATAATtactaaactaattaaatatatagacaTTTTAGAGGaaatagtttgaatttcaCTATATGTAGCGCAATTGAGTGTTTGATTAGGTTCATGTCGGTTTCATAGTGTTTTCGGTCATTCTATCATTGATTTTCCTATACCTATTTGTCGTATATCATATCaggttaaattatatacatacacacacttgCACTTTGTCTTTTGCTTTTATTGGGTCCCAGATTGACCCAAATTTGTTTAAGCCTTTTTATGtaaattgcaaatttgatCGTTGCGCTGTGTTGGTTATCATAGATTGGGTAGAGATGAAGTTGGGTCCCAAACACTTCCACCGTGTTTGTCTTATACATAATATCTACTATTGGCCTATTTGTAAATTCTAATAATCGATCAAATTTGTATGTGAATTCAATTCTTGCAACAGATCTGAGTTATGAAGatagtttgaattttgctAACGAGgtgatttttgattttgtgaaaCAGATTGTGATGAATAACTTAAGAGGTATAGCAACACCAATAGAAGAGacatatgaaacaaaatattatgaagGGACTGATGAACCGACGAGAAAATATGGGGAACCAGATTGGGACTCATATGAAGAATGGATGGGATATGAAGGAGCGTGGATGGGTGATTATTCATCTCAATATTAATCCTGAaatttaaaacccaaaaacaaaaaattaaaagtcagTTATGATTTGCACATAGAATTGGTCTTTAATCTATCAACATCATCAACAACCAACGGTTGTGATGATTTGGTTTGGCTATGTATATATGGTGGAAAAAGAGGGGAAGTTGAAAATTGGTATTAATTCACTAATTTGTGTACCCCTTTATTTTAGTGGTGGTGGTGTCGTTGTTGTACATATGGTCAAGAACAGAGCCTTTTGGtcttttaataatatgaaaaggCTTTGAAGGAATGGCCTATCAAAGTTGTGGTGGGGCATTtgtgtttttatctttttttaaactcTTGTCTGGTTGTTTGCCCAATAGAGAAGGTGGTGCTTTTTTGTGTACTCGTTTCTGTTCAATATTATCCGTttgtgaatttaattaaaaaggtgGGGGATAGGAATATAACTATTACCTCTGTTGAGTTTCATTTGAATGGAAAG of the Cucumis sativus cultivar 9930 chromosome 3, Cucumber_9930_V3, whole genome shotgun sequence genome contains:
- the LOC105434944 gene encoding chaperone protein dnaJ 8, chloroplastic; the protein is MASVATAGFIAPSSSSSSSSCFPHTNRPNKNRTSTNQFRVSSSFSSSVADPYRTLRIQPGSSESEVKKAFRRLALKYHPDVCKGRNCGVQFEQINEAYVIVMNNLRGIATSIETYETKYSEGTDEPKTKYGEPDWDSYEEWMGYEGAWMGDYSSQY
- the LOC101217185 gene encoding chaperone protein dnaJ 8, chloroplastic, whose product is MASVATAGFIAPSSSSSSCFSHTNRPNKNPTSTNQFRVSCSYSSSSLADPYRTLRIQPGSSESEVKKAFRRLALKYHPDVCKGRNCGVQFEQINEAYVIVMNNLRGIATPIEETYETKYYEGTDEPTRKYGEPDWDSYEEWMGYEGAWMGDYSSQY